The Acipenser ruthenus chromosome 26, fAciRut3.2 maternal haplotype, whole genome shotgun sequence genomic sequence TCACCCTGAATGCAGTccgagtgtctcagtgtgtgtgtgcgttcgtgtgtgtgtgtgttttatttcggAGCAGGGCTCACCCTGTGATGGATGTGTGGACAGTGCCTGAAAAGCGGCAGAAAGGCTGGTACTTGGACCTTATGGCACCGAATGTGAAGGGACCTAAATACGCCTGGCTCGATCCCTCCAGACTGTACTGTAACAAACAGGTACGGAGTCAGCATGACACACTGGGCTGGCTTCACtcaccctgatcagcactaatcctggactatcTTACCTGCATTAAAACCGGGCAGACCTAGACCACTGCTTCATCCATGGGCAGCAGtgttggagtagtggttagggcactggactcttgaccggagggttgtgggttgtgggttcaatccccagtggaggacactgctgttgtacccatgagcaaggtactttacctagattgctccagtaaaaacccaactgtataaatgggcaattgtatgtaaaaataatgtgataactgtataatgtgaaataatgtataatgtgatatcttgtaacaattgtaagtcgccctggataagggtgtctgctaagaaatgaataataataataataataataataatccagttcTGCACTGGCGCTTCTAGCATTTGAGTTATccagtcattttgtagtttgctGTTCTTTTCCTATGCTTATATCCTGTACTATTTGTGTCAAGTATTTATCTTAGTTAACAAGTAATACCATGTCTGGTTGACTAGTGCAAAACATGAAGGGAAATGAGAAGATTGCATGCATTTGTACCCCCCTCCCCGATTCCTACAACCTAAGCTCCTTTTCTATGTAAGGGTTTGCAAGACTGCATTGAAGACCTGCTTGAACCGTTCCAAGGAGAAACCATCGACCTGGTGGCTGGGATTGATGCCATGGGATTCATTCTAGGTAAAGACAAGGACAGGAGGATATCAGGTTTGAGACGGAATGGGAGGAGAAGATTCAAACACTATGGCGAGACGTGAACCGATAGGATCCACGTAACCTGGTTTTCGAACGGGATCCATTCACTTTGCTATTTCTCTGTGGGTTCGCAGGGTCTGCCATTGCCACCTCTCTTGGTAAAGGGTTCCTCGCTATTCGGAAGTCAGGGCACCTGTGCGTGAAGACTCACTCCCAGGACTACACTGACTACTCGGGCAGGGAGAAGGCCATGGAGGTCCGCACTGACGTCTTAAAAGCAGGTGAAGGTTTGCAGGAGTTACCATTATCTACCAGGTCATGCTATAGGTGAACGTTCCCTGTCACTTATCCAAGGATCCATTTAGAAGATATCTACAGCTGATTAACAGAGCGCATCTATCTAAGACAGGCACCAGTACAGCAGGTAGTCCAAGATtcgtgctaatcagggtctgtgaaaaacCAGCCGTAGGTGTTTTTAAAGATCCTGACTAAAAGGAAGAACAGTTTGTTGCAATAGCATTTGAACGGGACTTTGCTGGTGtaaagctttttgttttgttacagagcATTTATAAGGTTCTTATAACACTGTTATTGCGAGAGTCTGTTCGAGAATATTCTCAAGAGAGATTTGGTGTAAATAGGTTGCCTATTCTTTTATTTGCAAACAGTTCAACTTTTCGATCTGCGTTTTTTAGAGAACGTGTTTTCAAAAATCTGCAATGAAACCGAAGCACTGCCCACGTGCCTGCACTGGGCCACACGAAGCGCTCCGGCAATGATATCCTCTGTCTGTTGGGCAACAGCAGCTGCAAGTCTGACCAGAGCAGGTCAGGTTCTCTTTGACTCAACTGAGAACCACACACCAAGTCGTCTTTACAGTCAGGCAGTGCGTCATCTTTAACACTTCTTCTGCCTTGGAGTAACAGCTTCTATTCAGTGCGACGATCAGCATGTAAAAACCGCCCCACCTTCCCTAAGAACGGTCTTGTTTCCCGGCTGCAGGGGTACGTGTCCTGATCGTGGACCAATGGGTAGAGACAGGAGGGACAATGAAGGCAGCGATCAAACTGGTGGAGCAGCAAGGTGCAGTGGTAGTAGGTGAGTGAGCTGCTTTGCAGTGAAGTAACGTGCACACACAACATCCAGCCCACGTCTGTGCAGTTAACTCCACGAGGTGGAGCAATTAAAGATAAGAAAACTGTGTACAATTGAAACAATTCTCACAAAACAAATCTAGCAATTCTACATGTacttttaaccccttaaggtacagaggaggaaactgaccgtttggatgaccagatccaaccccGTCTCGTGCACcgacctcattgcaaaaataagaaagttagcatcatttctttttatttgtgggacacatatgttcCTTCTGCAGGTGTTGCTGCTGTCTGCATTGAGAACAGCGAGGGAGGGCACTGGATCAGGGAGAGATACAAACACTCCCACTGCGTGCCTTCTCACTTGCAGCCCCAGTTCGACCAGCAGAGCCTGCACTTTCAAAGCCTTCCAGAGCATCGAGAGCCTCTGAACGCTGCCGGGGAGAAGCATCGAGGCAGATCCACGGGGAAGTGATGGATCAGTCTTTattacacacagagagagagagacagtggcTTGTGCTTTACTGGAGGTGTCTCTGCTCCCCACGGGGGAAAGCCGATG encodes the following:
- the LOC131701688 gene encoding adenine phosphoribosyltransferase-like isoform X3, whose amino-acid sequence is MNSLTASRLQARYQRRSLQTSFSIIRPDQSSQKTTGLQDCIEDLLEPFQGETIDLVAGIDAMGFILGSAIATSLGKGFLAIRKSGHLCVKTHSQDYTDYSGREKAMEVRTDVLKAGVRVLIVDQWVETGGTMKAAIKLVEQQGAVVVGVAAVCIENSEGGHWIRERYKHSHCVPSHLQPQFDQQSLHFQSLPEHREPLNAAGEKHRGRSTGK
- the LOC131701688 gene encoding adenine phosphoribosyltransferase-like isoform X1, coding for MLHNNRMIYSMDTIIIYSMGVFYLGAGLTLNAVRVSQCVCAFVCVCVLFRSRAHPVMDVWTVPEKRQKGWYLDLMAPNVKGPKYAWLDPSRLYCNKQGLQDCIEDLLEPFQGETIDLVAGIDAMGFILGSAIATSLGKGFLAIRKSGHLCVKTHSQDYTDYSGREKAMEVRTDVLKAGVRVLIVDQWVETGGTMKAAIKLVEQQGAVVVGVAAVCIENSEGGHWIRERYKHSHCVPSHLQPQFDQQSLHFQSLPEHREPLNAAGEKHRGRSTGK
- the LOC131701688 gene encoding adenine phosphoribosyltransferase-like isoform X2 produces the protein MDVWTVPEKRQKGWYLDLMAPNVKGPKYAWLDPSRLYCNKQGLQDCIEDLLEPFQGETIDLVAGIDAMGFILGSAIATSLGKGFLAIRKSGHLCVKTHSQDYTDYSGREKAMEVRTDVLKAGVRVLIVDQWVETGGTMKAAIKLVEQQGAVVVGVAAVCIENSEGGHWIRERYKHSHCVPSHLQPQFDQQSLHFQSLPEHREPLNAAGEKHRGRSTGK